A region from the Mya arenaria isolate MELC-2E11 chromosome 2, ASM2691426v1 genome encodes:
- the LOC128203679 gene encoding probable methyltransferase-like protein 24: MLNYRLHRLRNCLYVAMVVLMILILYYQFKVTMIPIPITEAEPEIQCLPADFRDTQFIVGVHRNASVFIPEDLLLKNLSREDLSALYHRYLENVQYMCRRKVRLGNYDDGGWDICDDAHFRPPKPCIIYSFGINNDFSFDDAAIKHFGCSVHSFDPSMHMDDHQRSDKNYFHSIGISDKDEAIKASTDEWQLFTYKTIRQKLQHANKTISILKMDVELYEWRVLADIVKTVNMTGTNNLAVEFHLTLDGTEVEWEQYYRALTVLRHLYHLGYRIFWTHQNHNCAFVSACKMEQRSNCHEISFVKVTDPF, from the exons ATGTTGAACTATCGGCTTCATCGTTTGAGGAACTGTCTATATGTGGCAATGGTCGTATTGATGATACTTATACTTTACTACCAGTTTAAG GTAACAATGATCCCGATCCCGATTACTGAAGCGGAACCGGAAATACAGTGCCTTCCTGCGGACTTCCGGGACACGCAGTTCATTGTCGGTGTTCATCGAAACGCATCGGTTTTTATTCCGGAggatttattattgaaaaatctCAGTAGAGAAGACCTTTCAGCCCTTTACCACAG ATATTTGGAGAACGTGCAGTACATGTGTCGCCGGAAGGTCCGCCTGGGTAACTATGATGATGGAGGCTGGGACATCTGTGACGACGCACACTTCCGGCCACCTAAGCCCTGCATCATCTACTCGTTCGG AATAAACAACGACTTCAGCTTTGACGATGCGGCAATAAAACACTTCGGCTGCAGTGTGCATTCATTCGACCCGAG CATGCACATGGACGATCACCAGCGGTCGGACAAGAACTACTTCCACTCCATCGGCATCTCGGACAAGGACGAGGCGATCAAGGCCAGCACGGACGAGTGGCAACTTTTTACATACAAAACCATACGGCAGAAACTCCAACATGCCAAT AAAACAATATCTATATTGAAAATGGACGTAGAATTATATGAATGGAGAGTTCTTGCCGACATCGTAAAGACTGTCAACATGACGGGAACCAATAACCTGGCAGTAGAGTTCCATTTAACG CTGGATGGCACAGAAGTAGAATGGGAGCAATACTACAGGGCCTTGACCGTCCTTAGACACCTCTACCATCTAGGATACCGGATATTCTGGACCCATCAGAACCATAACTGTGCCTTTGTGTCGGCATGTAAAATGGAACAGCGGTCAAACTGCCACGAGATCAGCTTTGTTAAAGTGACTGATCCATTTTGA
- the LOC128203687 gene encoding probable methyltransferase-like protein 24: MASARRSSVLKWCTVGIFAPILFVTYKVTMIPMVVTEAEPEIQCLPTDFRDTQFIVGVHRNASVLIPEDLLLKNLSREDLSALYHRYLENVQYMCRRKVRLGNYEDGGWDICDDEHFRPPKPCIIYSFGINNDFSFDDEAIKHFGCSVHSFDPSMHMDDHQRSDKNYFHSLGISDKDEAIKANTDEWQLFTYNTIRQKLQHANKTISILKIDVELYEWRVLADIVKTANMTGTNNLAVEFHLALDGTEVEWEQYYRALTVLRNLYHLGYRIFWTHQNPNCAFVSACKMEQRSNCHEISFVKVTDPF; encoded by the exons ATGGCGAGCGCACGGAGAAGTTCGGTCCTCAAATGGTGTACCGTAGGGATTTTCGCGCCTATCTTATTTGTAACTTACAAG GTTACAATGATCCCGATGGTCGTTACTGAAGCGGAACCGGAAATACAGTGCCTTCCTACGGACTTCCGGGACACGCAGTTCATTGTCGGTGTTCATCGGAACGCATCGGTTCTTATTCCGGAggatttattattgaaaaaccTCAGTAGAGAAGACCTTTCAGCACTTTACCACAG ATATTTGGAGAACGTGCAATACATGTGTCGCCGGAAGGTCCGCCTAGGTAACTATGAAGATGGAGGCTGGGACATCTGTGACGACGAACACTTCCGGCCACCTAAGCCCTGCATCATCTACTCGTTCGG AATAAACAACGACTTCAGCTTTGACGATGAGGCAATAAAACACTTTGGCTGCAGTGTGCATTCATTCGACCCGAG CATGCACATGGACGATCACCAGCGGTCGGACAAGAACTACTTCCACTCCCTCGGCATCTCGGACAAGGATGAGGCGATCAAGGCCAACACGGACGAGTGGCAACTCTTTACATACAACACCATACGGCAAAAACTCCAACATGCCAAT AAAACAATATCTATATTGAAAATTGACGTGGAATTATACGAATGGAGAGTTCTTGCCGACATCGTAAAGACAGCCAACATGACGGGAACCAATAACCTGGCAGTAGAGTTCCATTTAGcg CTGGATGGGACAGAAGTAGAATGGGAGCAGTACTACCGGGCCTTGACCGTCCTGAGAAACCTCTACCATCTAGGATACCGGATATTCTGGACCCATCAGAATCCTAACTGTGCATTTGTGTCGGCATGTAAAATGGAACAGCGGTCAAACTGCCACGAGATCAGCTTTGTTAAAGTGACTGATCCATTTTGA